The nucleotide window TGCTGCCTTCGTACCGAATCCCCTACGCCCTCCTCTATTTAGCGATCGGCATGAGTGTTGTCGGGGTTCAGCTTTATCCGAAAGTCCCTCGCTGGCTGTTTCAAGGGGTGCATTTCTTCGCCGGGATCTTCCTTTGGACCTGGATTCTGGGGATGGGGTTTTCTCTTTGGAATGGGGTACTCTCCTACGCGGCATTGGGAACGGCTTTGGCATTCCTCCCCGGGATTGGCAAGCGCCTGAACCGACTTGATCCGCATTCGTTACAAACCCGAGTTGCCGTCGCCTCGATTGGCATCGTTACCTTACCTCTGGTTTCTTTAACTACCCTGGTGTCCCTTCCCCAAGAGCAAGCGATTATCGATCACTCCCTGACGGTCCAGCAGTCCCTGGCAGTTGCCCTCTCTCAAGATATCGCCACCTATATCAACCTGCACAATTCCGCGCTGATTGCTCTGGGGAATCAGCCCGGATTGGCGGAAATGGAGCCGGAACAACAGCAGGCTCTCCTCCAAGTCGTTCATGGGGCTTATCCTGATATTCAGGTGTTAAGTACCTTTAATGCCAATGGTCAGGAAATTGCCCGCAGCGATAACCGGCCCCTGGGTCCCTCAATTCGGGAGATGGCCTCGTTTCAACAGGCACGCCTGACGGCCCAGCCTATTCTGAATTTCCAGGTGGGTAGAACCGTGAATCTGCCGGTGGCATTTTTTCTGGTGCCGATCAAAAATTCTCAGGGAGAATTTGCCGGGGCTCTCTCCGGTTCGATCGCCTCGTCACGGATTACGGATCAACTCGGTCGGATGGCGGCAGATACGAATCTGAAAGCTTATCTGGTTGATACCAAAGGACGGGTGATTGCTCATCCGAATGTCGAGTTGGTCAATTCCTTTGCGAACTTCGCCCAAGTGCCTCCGGTGGCTGCCCTTTTGAACAGTTCTATTTCCTTGGGTAAACTCAGCTACTGGAATGGACCCGTCCGAGAATTGGTGGGATATGCCCGAGTCCCGGATTTTGGCTGGGGTGCAATTGTAGAACGTCCGGCAGATGAAGTGTTAGGGGCCCTAAATGTTAGACGGGAGCGGGATTTTGCGGTGCTGTTGTCCGTGGCAACGGCTTCGTTGGCGATCGGGGGGTTCCTCTCTCACCGCTTGACCCACCCCCTGAGAACTCTGGCATTTGCCGCACAAGAGTTAGGCAAGGGCAATTCAATGGCACCTCTGCCGGATAGCAATATTACGGAACTGGCGAATTTATCTTTGGTGTTTGGGACGATGCGCGATCGCCTGGTTCGACGCACCCAAGAACGCGATCGCGCTGAGGCGGAGTTACGGCAAAGTGAGGCAAAATTTCGCCGCTTGGTGGAATCCAATATTATTGGGGCGATCGTGGTGGAAATTGAAGGTCCAGTGATTGAAGCCAATGATGAATTTCTTCAGATGATGGGCTATACTCGCACTGATTTAGCCTCGGGTAAAATCCAATGGCTGCAAATTGCTCCTCCAGAATATTTTGAGGGCGATCGCCGCATCAGTCAGGAATTACAAGAAACTGGGGCGTTCACTCCCTTTGAAATGGAATGTATCCGCGCTGATGGTCGTCGGGTCCCGGTATTACTCGGGGCGGCCCGGTTAGAAGAAACCGAGGATAAGGCGATCGCTTTTGTCCTGGATTTGACCCAGCGCAAACAGATGGAAGAAGAGCGCGAACAACTCCTCAAGCGCGAACGAGCCGCCAGAGAAGATGCGGAATCCGCTAACCGGATTAAGGATGAATTTTTAGCGGTCCTCTCTCATGAATTGCGATCGCCCCTGAATCCGATTTTAGGCTGGGCCAAGTTGCTCCGTTCTCGCAAGTTTGATCAGAAAACTATTGATAAAGCCTTGGAAACCATCGAGCGCAATGCCCTCTTACAAACTCAATTAATTGAGGATTTACTCGATGTTTCTCGGATTCTGCGGGGCAAATTAACCCTGAATGTCCAACCTGTTAATTTAACTTCGACCATCACGGGTGCGCTAGAAACCGTAAGCTTGGCAGCGGAGGCGAAATCTATTCACATCGAAACGCGCTTTGAGGCAAAGATGAGTCCCGTTGCCGGTGATGTGATTCGCCTCCAACAAGTGCTCTGGAATCTGCTCTCTAATGCGGTGAAATTTACCCCGGCTAATGGGCAAATTGAGGTGATTTTAGGCCAGGTGGATTCAATGGCTCAGATTCAGGTCAAGGATACGGGAAAAGGGATTGCTACCCAGTTTCTGCCTTATGTGTTTGAATATTTTCGCCAGGAAGATGGCGGGACAACGCGCTCTTTTGGGGGTCTGGGTTTGGGATTGGCGATCGTCCGCTATATTGTGGAACAGCATGGGGGTTCAGTGATGGCAGAAAGTCCCGGTGAGGGCTTAGGGTCAACCTTTACGGTCCATTTACCCCTGATGTCTGTGGAACCCACCCCTGATGCGGAAGATCGCCCCCCGGTGGGTCGGATGGAGAATTTACAGGGCCTGCGGGTGCTGCTGGTGGATGATGAACCGGATCTGCGGGAGTTGGCTGCTTTTACGTTGGAGGAATCTCAAGCACAGGTGACTTCCTGCGCCACTGCTGCTGAGGCACTGATTGCTTTGAATCACAATCCCTATGATCTGCTGGTTTGTGATATCGGAATGCCCGATATGGATGGCTATATGTTGATGCGTCAGGTGCGCTCATTTCCTCCAGAACTCGGGGGCAAAATTCCGGCGATCGCCCTCACTGCTTATGC belongs to Laspinema palackyanum D2c and includes:
- a CDS encoding hybrid sensor histidine kinase/response regulator, whose translation is MKRPIRIDTLQWFIGIYLAIRGTLMLMLPHKVASDIFAPFQSYVTELGALQVMVGAGLIGVATLLPLRWSILGAHLMAGVVLFQIGIGYASGGNLMEVVGALILGLALAIAPFLGNEDERRYRQREAQTGAIDLFAVAMGLRMAIEALLFLILLNPALQESLSPVLPSYRIPYALLYLAIGMSVVGVQLYPKVPRWLFQGVHFFAGIFLWTWILGMGFSLWNGVLSYAALGTALAFLPGIGKRLNRLDPHSLQTRVAVASIGIVTLPLVSLTTLVSLPQEQAIIDHSLTVQQSLAVALSQDIATYINLHNSALIALGNQPGLAEMEPEQQQALLQVVHGAYPDIQVLSTFNANGQEIARSDNRPLGPSIREMASFQQARLTAQPILNFQVGRTVNLPVAFFLVPIKNSQGEFAGALSGSIASSRITDQLGRMAADTNLKAYLVDTKGRVIAHPNVELVNSFANFAQVPPVAALLNSSISLGKLSYWNGPVRELVGYARVPDFGWGAIVERPADEVLGALNVRRERDFAVLLSVATASLAIGGFLSHRLTHPLRTLAFAAQELGKGNSMAPLPDSNITELANLSLVFGTMRDRLVRRTQERDRAEAELRQSEAKFRRLVESNIIGAIVVEIEGPVIEANDEFLQMMGYTRTDLASGKIQWLQIAPPEYFEGDRRISQELQETGAFTPFEMECIRADGRRVPVLLGAARLEETEDKAIAFVLDLTQRKQMEEEREQLLKRERAAREDAESANRIKDEFLAVLSHELRSPLNPILGWAKLLRSRKFDQKTIDKALETIERNALLQTQLIEDLLDVSRILRGKLTLNVQPVNLTSTITGALETVSLAAEAKSIHIETRFEAKMSPVAGDVIRLQQVLWNLLSNAVKFTPANGQIEVILGQVDSMAQIQVKDTGKGIATQFLPYVFEYFRQEDGGTTRSFGGLGLGLAIVRYIVEQHGGSVMAESPGEGLGSTFTVHLPLMSVEPTPDAEDRPPVGRMENLQGLRVLLVDDEPDLRELAAFTLEESQAQVTSCATAAEALIALNHNPYDLLVCDIGMPDMDGYMLMRQVRSFPPELGGKIPAIALTAYASELDRQQALLAGFQLHLSKPIEPDLFIEAIAKLLQTDQGVDSE